One Sphingobacteruim zhuxiongii DNA window includes the following coding sequences:
- a CDS encoding 1-aminocyclopropane-1-carboxylate deaminase/D-cysteine desulfhydrase codes for MSLEFPIYSPVQHIAHPLLTEKNIELAIKRDDMIHPFISGNKWRKLKLHISHMKQLKINKLVTFGGAWSNHLLASAAAGAQFQLKTYAFVRGEDVSNPVLSLCKLFGMHLIFVDRTAYKDKYALFESHFNRDSALFVDEGGRSKEGIIGCETIVEELTESYSDIFLAAGTGTTCAGILSAITKRKENSIVHAIPVLKGGDFIQKDIQDWGIDTVQLRLHTDYHFGGYAKTKPELLEFIHSLIQTTGIMIEPTYTGKMMYALFDQVKQGNIKPNSKILAIHTGGLTGFLGMYEKFDNLASVKELVKTMY; via the coding sequence ATGTCGCTCGAATTCCCTATATATAGTCCTGTACAACACATAGCCCATCCCCTGTTGACGGAAAAAAATATCGAACTCGCCATTAAACGTGACGATATGATACATCCATTTATCTCGGGAAATAAATGGAGAAAACTAAAACTTCATATTAGCCATATGAAGCAATTAAAAATAAATAAGTTAGTTACATTCGGCGGTGCTTGGTCAAACCATTTATTGGCAAGTGCAGCTGCCGGAGCGCAGTTCCAACTAAAAACCTATGCGTTCGTTCGTGGCGAAGACGTTTCAAACCCAGTCCTCAGTCTCTGCAAACTGTTTGGTATGCATCTAATTTTTGTAGATCGAACAGCTTATAAGGACAAGTATGCTTTATTCGAGTCACATTTCAATAGGGATTCCGCGCTATTTGTTGATGAAGGTGGACGCAGCAAAGAAGGTATTATTGGCTGTGAAACTATAGTTGAGGAACTAACAGAATCCTACAGCGATATATTCCTTGCCGCTGGAACAGGAACTACCTGCGCCGGCATCTTATCGGCAATCACAAAACGCAAAGAGAACAGCATTGTACATGCAATCCCCGTTTTAAAGGGCGGCGATTTTATTCAAAAAGATATTCAAGATTGGGGAATTGACACCGTCCAACTGAGACTCCATACAGACTATCATTTCGGTGGGTATGCCAAGACCAAACCTGAGCTCCTCGAGTTTATACATAGCTTAATACAAACAACAGGCATTATGATCGAGCCTACCTATACTGGAAAAATGATGTACGCTCTTTTTGACCAAGTAAAACAGGGCAATATTAAACCCAACAGTAAGATTTTAGCAATTCATACTGGCGGATTAACAGGATTCCTAGGAATGTATGAAAAATTCGATAATTTAGCGTCTGTAAAGGAGCTCGTGAAAACAATGTACTAA
- a CDS encoding RluA family pseudouridine synthase produces MTEELDLEQDEQELFEHLRIVADKGQAALRLDKFLMNRVENTSRNRIQNAIDSGSVLVNEKAVKASYKVKPLDVITVVLPDPPRDTEVYPEDIPLDIIYEDDDVLLVNKQAGMVVHPGFNNYTGTLVNALTFHLNQLPTLPGNTGRPGLVHRIDKDTSGLLIIAKNEWAMTFLAKQFYEHSIARKYIALVWGDLKEDGTVTGYIGRNMKDRRIMDIYDDPEKGKWSVTHYKILKRLGYVTLVECQLETGRTHQIRAHMKFIGHPLFNDESYGGHKILKGTTFTKYKQFVDNCFALLPRQALHAKSLGFEHPKTKEFLHFEVPIPEDFRLALEKWENYSTNTVD; encoded by the coding sequence ATGACGGAAGAATTGGATTTAGAACAGGACGAACAAGAACTTTTTGAGCATTTACGTATCGTTGCCGACAAGGGGCAGGCGGCTTTACGCTTGGATAAATTCTTAATGAATCGTGTGGAAAATACCTCGAGGAATCGCATTCAGAATGCGATTGATTCGGGTTCTGTTTTAGTGAATGAGAAAGCTGTAAAAGCAAGTTACAAGGTGAAGCCTTTGGATGTTATTACGGTTGTTCTTCCAGACCCACCGCGGGATACCGAAGTCTATCCAGAAGATATTCCCTTGGATATTATTTATGAAGATGATGATGTCTTATTGGTTAATAAACAGGCGGGTATGGTTGTTCATCCTGGGTTTAATAACTATACCGGTACGCTGGTGAATGCGCTGACTTTCCATTTAAATCAATTGCCTACCTTGCCGGGGAATACTGGACGTCCGGGTCTCGTACATCGTATTGATAAAGATACTTCTGGTCTATTAATCATTGCAAAGAATGAGTGGGCAATGACTTTCCTGGCGAAGCAATTTTACGAACACTCTATAGCACGTAAATATATTGCTTTGGTTTGGGGCGATTTGAAGGAAGATGGCACGGTTACTGGCTATATTGGTCGGAACATGAAAGATCGTCGGATTATGGACATCTATGATGATCCGGAGAAAGGGAAATGGTCTGTTACGCATTATAAGATTTTGAAACGTTTGGGCTATGTAACCTTAGTGGAGTGCCAATTGGAAACTGGGCGTACACATCAAATTCGCGCGCATATGAAGTTTATCGGTCATCCCTTATTCAATGATGAGTCTTATGGTGGTCATAAGATATTAAAGGGAACGACGTTCACGAAATATAAGCAGTTTGTTGATAATTGTTTTGCTTTATTGCCAAGACAAGCCTTGCATGCGAAGAGCTTAGGCTTTGAGCATCCAAAGACTAAAGAATTTTTACATTTTGAAGTACCAATACCTGAGGATTTCCGTTTAGCATTAGAGAAGTGGGAAAACTATAGTACAAACACAGTAGATTAG
- a CDS encoding aminotransferase class IV gives MPIQYINFNGSLVPEDMAVLSADNRAFRYGDGLFETMLWKDGDIRFLDFHVERLQEGMSLLQFEDTGIFDTFFVRSKTEELIRKNNMMGQVLRVRLIIFRMGAGLYGPESNKAGYVLQVERKQETLRDKKLGLIVDLYTDFKKPYSELSKLKSNNALVYVMAGIFRKKHAFDEVFIVNQAGNLCEALTSNIFIYYNKVLYTPALSEGCIAGVMRRVVMDIALSEGIEVVEAEIKPDIMKVADEIFCTNATQGIQWVMGYKQKRYFNKISRVFQDRLANWTYEVEE, from the coding sequence ATGCCGATACAATATATAAACTTTAATGGGAGTTTAGTACCCGAAGATATGGCCGTTTTAAGCGCAGATAATCGTGCTTTTCGCTATGGTGATGGATTATTTGAGACGATGTTATGGAAAGACGGCGATATTCGTTTTTTAGATTTTCACGTTGAACGCTTGCAAGAAGGCATGTCCTTGTTGCAGTTTGAAGATACCGGTATTTTTGATACTTTTTTTGTTCGCAGTAAAACCGAGGAACTGATTCGCAAGAATAATATGATGGGTCAGGTTCTACGCGTACGCCTAATTATTTTCCGAATGGGGGCTGGACTTTATGGTCCAGAGTCTAACAAGGCTGGCTATGTGCTGCAAGTGGAGCGCAAGCAAGAAACGCTACGGGATAAGAAATTGGGTTTAATAGTCGATTTATATACAGACTTTAAAAAGCCTTACAGCGAGCTTTCTAAGCTGAAGTCGAATAATGCTTTAGTTTATGTGATGGCGGGTATCTTCCGTAAGAAGCACGCCTTTGATGAAGTCTTTATCGTTAACCAAGCAGGAAATTTATGCGAGGCCTTGACTTCGAATATTTTTATCTACTACAATAAGGTTTTGTATACACCGGCATTGTCTGAAGGCTGTATTGCTGGGGTGATGCGTCGAGTGGTCATGGATATTGCGCTTTCTGAAGGTATTGAGGTTGTTGAAGCGGAGATTAAGCCGGACATTATGAAGGTTGCGGATGAGATTTTCTGTACCAACGCGACCCAAGGTATACAATGGGTTATGGGCTATAAACAAAAACGTTATTTTAATAAGATTTCAAGAGTATTCCAAGATCGTCTCGCGAATTGGACTTACGAAGTTGAAGAATAA
- a CDS encoding YceI family protein, with translation MKTLLTALASLLLITNTAFAQVKWSVDPAHTSARFEVNHLGISFVDGTFNTLSGAVETTDSVNFNQAKIAFEIDVNSIDTRIDARDQHLKSDDFFNAAQFPKMTLTNGVLIKGKKGRYTLKGDLTIRDVTKPVVFQVVQNNGIITDPWGKTRAGFTATTSINRLDYHINYNDKLPTGVQAVASDVKIIVNTELVKN, from the coding sequence ATGAAAACATTATTAACAGCCCTAGCTTCCTTATTATTAATAACGAATACAGCCTTTGCGCAAGTAAAATGGTCAGTTGACCCTGCGCATACAAGTGCAAGATTTGAAGTTAACCATCTGGGAATCTCTTTCGTTGATGGAACATTCAATACCCTATCGGGTGCTGTAGAAACAACGGATAGCGTCAACTTTAACCAAGCAAAAATTGCCTTTGAAATTGATGTCAACAGCATTGATACGCGTATCGATGCGAGAGACCAACATTTAAAAAGCGATGACTTCTTTAATGCTGCGCAATTCCCAAAAATGACATTGACAAATGGCGTATTAATCAAAGGAAAAAAAGGACGTTATACGTTAAAAGGTGACCTAACGATTCGTGATGTCACTAAACCTGTGGTATTTCAAGTCGTGCAAAACAACGGAATTATCACTGATCCATGGGGAAAAACTCGTGCGGGCTTTACAGCAACAACAAGCATCAACCGCCTGGATTACCATATCAATTACAATGACAAATTGCCAACTGGTGTACAAGCCGTGGCTTCTGACGTAAAAATCATTGTCAATACTGAACTTGTAAAGAACTAA
- a CDS encoding ABC1 kinase family protein: MQFNGFQKIKRVGQILKILSKHGFDEIISRSNIDRLLPDSFLFWNNHAKKIFEDDFNTRIRMAIEELGPTFVKLGQLLSNRPDIIPKDLQEELVKLQDDVMQSPIDLRAVLASELEIDLDAHFSEINVVPIASASIAQVYKAKLINGQDVALKVKRAGIDEVIRADLDFIKDLVQLLQRKYEVIYKMNLYQIVLSFESSLLNELSFTNELNNIERFRRNFALNNDVYVPKVHRQYSTDRVLCLEFIEGVKVNDLEGFKRYGLYTKSVLQNVLDLYLEQVLMHGFFHADPHPGNVLVNKRGQVVFLDFGAMGFMIAQDRNIIEAMVLDFLANDAKSLIKNIKKLAVVHHIEDERRLERDAYEIFEMIKQNALDDIDISVMLQKLNIVLQSNHILLPDFVYILLRGVSILEGTGRQLDAELNVPESIEPFAKKIAQEKLSAEYLIQQLKEKAKFAKDVLTEVPVDLLELLEKVKNDKVTLNHKMQDFDNLQLILHRMGNKFLLSILAMTFGVGASIMAHGRVGYLVWGIPVLSWFGFIASFIICFALLNHLYKSK; this comes from the coding sequence ATGCAATTTAACGGTTTTCAAAAAATTAAAAGGGTAGGTCAGATCTTGAAGATCCTATCGAAACATGGTTTTGATGAGATTATTTCGCGTTCAAATATTGATCGATTACTTCCAGATAGCTTTTTATTTTGGAACAATCATGCGAAGAAGATCTTTGAGGACGATTTTAATACGCGTATCCGTATGGCAATCGAAGAGCTCGGGCCGACGTTTGTGAAGCTTGGGCAATTATTGAGTAATCGTCCGGATATTATTCCAAAGGATTTGCAAGAGGAGCTTGTCAAGTTGCAGGATGATGTGATGCAAAGCCCGATTGATTTGCGTGCGGTATTGGCTTCGGAATTGGAGATCGATTTGGATGCTCATTTTTCGGAGATCAATGTGGTTCCTATCGCTTCGGCGTCCATAGCACAAGTGTATAAAGCGAAATTGATCAATGGCCAAGATGTTGCACTGAAAGTTAAACGTGCGGGAATTGATGAGGTTATTCGTGCAGATTTGGACTTTATCAAGGATCTGGTGCAGCTTCTACAGCGCAAATATGAGGTTATTTACAAGATGAATCTCTATCAGATCGTGCTTTCCTTTGAAAGTTCATTATTAAATGAGCTTTCATTCACCAATGAATTGAATAATATCGAGCGCTTTCGTCGGAATTTTGCCTTGAATAATGATGTTTATGTTCCGAAAGTGCACCGTCAGTACAGTACCGACAGGGTTTTATGTCTTGAATTTATTGAGGGGGTTAAAGTTAATGATCTGGAAGGCTTTAAGCGATATGGCTTGTATACGAAGTCTGTTCTTCAAAATGTTTTAGATCTTTACTTGGAGCAAGTGCTGATGCATGGTTTCTTCCATGCGGATCCTCATCCTGGAAATGTCTTGGTTAATAAACGAGGGCAGGTGGTTTTTCTAGATTTTGGGGCTATGGGCTTTATGATTGCGCAGGATCGGAATATCATTGAGGCGATGGTGCTAGACTTCTTAGCGAATGATGCGAAAAGCTTGATTAAGAATATTAAGAAGTTAGCAGTCGTGCACCATATTGAAGATGAACGTCGCTTGGAGCGGGATGCTTACGAGATTTTTGAAATGATTAAGCAAAATGCGTTAGATGATATCGATATCTCGGTTATGCTCCAAAAGTTAAATATTGTTTTGCAGAGCAATCATATCTTACTTCCCGATTTCGTGTACATATTACTTCGCGGCGTTTCTATATTAGAGGGTACCGGTCGGCAGTTGGATGCGGAGCTTAATGTCCCGGAGAGTATTGAGCCATTTGCGAAAAAGATTGCCCAAGAGAAGCTTTCCGCGGAGTATTTAATACAACAATTAAAAGAGAAGGCGAAGTTTGCGAAAGACGTGTTGACGGAAGTGCCTGTTGATCTTTTAGAGCTTCTAGAGAAAGTTAAAAACGACAAGGTGACTTTAAATCATAAGATGCAAGATTTTGATAATCTGCAGCTTATTTTACATCGAATGGGGAATAAGTTTCTATTATCAATTCTAGCGATGACCTTTGGTGTAGGGGCGAGCATTATGGCGCATGGTAGGGTTGGTTATTTGGTTTGGGGCATTCCTGTCTTGTCTTGGTTTGGCTTTATTGCAAGTTTCATCATTTGCTTTGCCTTGCTAAACCACCTTTATAAGAGTAAATAG
- a CDS encoding DUF3078 domain-containing protein: MNLLKLATLTIATVFTLNVSAQETETAAVDTTKTWTIKGENTFLINQSSFSNWAAGGINSMAGNLIFNYDFNYKKDKWSWDNKVLAAYGQTFQKETDWRKNDDRFSLNSLLGYQAAEKWLYTVFLNFNTQFANGYSYDNDNAGTLISKAFAPAYLSFGPGIAYKESDNFRINLSPAAARFIMVGAKSLRGLYDVDVDKFSRNEFGASLDAYYKLGIMENIALENILKLYSNYLQDPQNVDVDYTANLKMQVNKFISVNAAAQLIYDDNIDVPKSDGTKGPGLQVRQVLGAGVTYKF; this comes from the coding sequence ATGAATCTTTTAAAACTTGCAACACTAACGATCGCAACCGTATTCACATTAAATGTTTCCGCGCAAGAAACGGAGACAGCTGCCGTGGATACCACAAAAACATGGACTATTAAAGGTGAAAACACCTTTTTAATTAATCAAAGTTCCTTCTCCAATTGGGCTGCCGGAGGAATTAATTCCATGGCTGGAAATCTAATCTTCAACTATGACTTCAACTACAAGAAAGACAAATGGTCTTGGGACAATAAGGTATTGGCAGCTTATGGACAGACTTTCCAAAAAGAAACAGATTGGCGAAAAAACGATGACCGATTCTCGTTGAACAGTTTATTGGGGTATCAAGCAGCAGAAAAATGGCTATATACTGTTTTCCTAAATTTCAACACACAGTTTGCAAATGGTTATTCGTATGATAACGACAATGCAGGTACCTTAATCTCAAAAGCATTCGCTCCAGCATATCTAAGCTTCGGTCCAGGTATCGCCTATAAGGAGTCTGATAACTTCAGAATTAACCTTTCGCCAGCAGCAGCACGCTTTATTATGGTGGGCGCAAAAAGCTTGAGAGGACTCTACGATGTAGATGTCGATAAATTCTCAAGAAATGAATTTGGTGCTTCCCTAGATGCTTATTACAAACTGGGTATCATGGAGAATATCGCCTTAGAAAATATCCTAAAACTATATTCAAACTATCTACAAGATCCACAAAACGTTGATGTAGATTATACAGCCAACCTGAAAATGCAGGTCAATAAATTTATCTCAGTTAATGCCGCAGCGCAATTAATCTATGATGACAATATCGATGTTCCTAAAAGCGATGGAACAAAAGGGCCAGGTTTACAAGTTAGACAAGTACTCGGTGCTGGCGTAACTTATAAATTCTAG